One genomic window of Arthrobacter caoxuetaonis includes the following:
- a CDS encoding cytochrome ubiquinol oxidase subunit I, with translation MEALDIARWQFGITTVYHFLMVPLTIGLGLVVAALQTAWVRTGKEEYLRLTKFWGKLFLINFIMGVATGLVQEFQFGMAWSEYSRFVGDVFGAPLALESLLAFFTESVFLGLWIFGWKRLPQKLHLATIWLATGASALSAYFILAANSWMQHPVGVEMVDGRAVMTDIWAILTNNTLLVAFPHTITGAFAVAGGFLLGISWYQLWKRRRDGIDTVDADGRVVVGENAAIGRDRTDHAVWIKALRIGAAVAVVAFAGTAITGDLQGKLMFEQQPMKMAAAEAACHNGTAFSVLSVGDVGAKDCEDVQTLIEVPGVLSFLANGDFNTPVEGVNTLIPEYQEKYGTHLPDDPMYGEQAGQEIDYLPVMSVTYWGFRIMIGFGGVAAIAAAVALWVTRKGTVPESKWLMRLAVFGILAPFGANSAGWIFTEMGRQPFVVVPNPSFTGIDNVFMFTAAAVSPGVSMAELLFSVISFTVIYLALLVVEVRLLFKYVRGGVPSAMPELLHASDSDDGDGDGTPGTPGTPGGRKSDDVLDFAY, from the coding sequence GTGGAAGCATTGGACATTGCCCGCTGGCAATTCGGGATTACAACGGTTTACCACTTCCTGATGGTTCCACTCACGATCGGCCTGGGGCTCGTAGTTGCTGCCCTGCAGACCGCCTGGGTGCGTACCGGAAAGGAAGAGTATCTTCGGCTCACCAAGTTCTGGGGCAAGCTGTTCCTGATCAACTTCATCATGGGTGTAGCCACAGGCTTGGTCCAGGAGTTCCAGTTCGGTATGGCGTGGAGCGAATACAGCCGCTTCGTCGGGGACGTGTTCGGTGCTCCGCTGGCGCTGGAGTCCCTGCTGGCCTTCTTCACCGAGTCCGTTTTCCTGGGACTCTGGATCTTCGGCTGGAAACGGCTTCCGCAGAAGCTGCACCTTGCCACCATCTGGCTGGCCACCGGTGCTTCTGCCCTGTCTGCCTACTTCATCCTGGCCGCTAATTCCTGGATGCAGCACCCCGTCGGCGTTGAGATGGTCGACGGACGTGCCGTCATGACGGATATCTGGGCCATCCTGACCAACAACACCCTGCTGGTTGCCTTCCCGCACACCATTACCGGTGCGTTCGCAGTCGCCGGCGGCTTCCTGCTGGGTATCTCCTGGTACCAGCTGTGGAAGCGGCGCCGCGACGGAATCGACACCGTGGATGCGGACGGCCGTGTGGTGGTGGGGGAGAATGCGGCCATTGGCCGTGACAGGACCGACCATGCGGTCTGGATCAAGGCACTGCGCATCGGCGCCGCCGTCGCCGTCGTCGCTTTTGCCGGCACAGCCATCACCGGCGACCTGCAGGGCAAGCTGATGTTCGAACAGCAGCCGATGAAGATGGCGGCTGCCGAGGCTGCCTGCCACAACGGCACCGCGTTCTCCGTGCTCTCCGTAGGTGACGTGGGTGCCAAGGACTGCGAAGACGTCCAGACCCTGATCGAGGTCCCCGGCGTGCTGTCCTTCCTGGCCAACGGCGACTTCAACACTCCTGTCGAAGGCGTGAACACGCTGATCCCGGAATACCAGGAGAAGTACGGCACGCACCTGCCCGACGACCCGATGTACGGCGAACAGGCCGGACAGGAAATCGACTACCTCCCCGTGATGTCAGTGACCTACTGGGGCTTCCGGATCATGATCGGTTTCGGCGGCGTCGCTGCCATTGCGGCCGCAGTTGCACTGTGGGTCACCCGCAAGGGCACCGTCCCGGAGTCCAAGTGGCTCATGCGGCTTGCGGTCTTCGGGATCCTCGCTCCGTTCGGCGCCAACAGCGCCGGCTGGATCTTCACGGAAATGGGCCGCCAGCCCTTCGTCGTCGTGCCTAACCCGAGCTTCACCGGCATAGACAACGTGTTCATGTTTACCGCGGCGGCCGTGTCGCCGGGGGTCAGCATGGCGGAACTGCTGTTCTCCGTCATCTCGTTCACGGTGATCTACCTGGCCCTGCTCGTGGTTGAAGTGCGGCTGCTGTTCAAGTACGTACGCGGCGGCGTTCCGTCTGCGATGCCCGAACTGCTCCACGCGTCGGATTCAGACGACGGTGACGGCGACGGCACTCCGGGCACACCCGGCACGCCCGGTGGACGGAAGTCCGACGACGTCCTCGATTTCGCCTACTAG
- the cydB gene encoding cytochrome d ubiquinol oxidase subunit II, whose protein sequence is MTLATFWFIVIAFLWVGYLFLEGFDLGVGMLMKLFARSERDRRVLLNTIGPVWDGNEVWLITAGAMTFAAFPMWYASLFSALYIPLTLVLLGLIFRAVSIEYRGKHDSDSWRNRWDWAMALGSFVSAFGVGAALALTSTGLPLNENGDRVGGAFAWLTPWAVLGGLAVVGFALVHACAFLTLKTDGEIRARARRALVRWLPVGILPLAAWAVGVQFLSGDLMSLIPLAVAVVAVAVAWLMASRGKEALAFGSLAVFLLFGAVSIFAAMYPVVLPSTLDAAWNLTVENASSGPYTLKVITWVSVFGLPIVLLYQGWTYWVFRKRISADSIPPVHRITAQ, encoded by the coding sequence ATGACGCTTGCAACTTTCTGGTTCATCGTTATCGCCTTCCTGTGGGTCGGATACCTCTTCCTGGAGGGATTCGACCTCGGCGTGGGCATGCTCATGAAGCTCTTTGCCCGCAGTGAACGCGACCGCCGCGTGCTGCTCAATACCATCGGACCGGTGTGGGACGGCAATGAGGTCTGGCTGATCACTGCCGGCGCCATGACCTTCGCAGCATTCCCCATGTGGTACGCCTCGCTGTTCTCGGCGCTCTATATCCCGCTGACGCTGGTCCTCCTGGGTCTGATCTTCCGGGCAGTGTCCATCGAGTACAGGGGCAAGCACGACTCCGATTCCTGGCGGAACCGCTGGGACTGGGCCATGGCCCTGGGCTCCTTCGTGAGCGCCTTCGGTGTGGGGGCCGCCCTGGCCCTGACTTCCACCGGCCTGCCGCTGAATGAGAACGGCGACCGTGTGGGCGGTGCCTTTGCCTGGTTGACGCCATGGGCAGTGCTGGGCGGCCTCGCTGTGGTCGGCTTCGCCCTGGTGCATGCATGCGCCTTCCTGACGCTGAAGACCGACGGCGAGATCCGGGCCCGTGCCCGTCGTGCCCTGGTCCGCTGGCTGCCCGTGGGGATCCTGCCGCTGGCAGCCTGGGCTGTCGGCGTACAGTTCCTCAGCGGGGACCTGATGTCCCTGATCCCGCTCGCCGTGGCGGTAGTCGCCGTTGCCGTTGCCTGGCTGATGGCGTCCCGCGGCAAGGAAGCCCTGGCCTTCGGCTCCCTGGCAGTGTTCCTGCTTTTCGGCGCGGTATCCATATTCGCAGCCATGTACCCCGTGGTGCTCCCGTCCACGCTGGACGCAGCTTGGAACCTGACGGTGGAGAACGCCTCCTCCGGGCCGTACACCCTGAAGGTGATCACCTGGGTTTCCGTCTTTGGCCTTCCCATCGTCCTCCTCTACCAGGGCTGGACCTACTGGGTGTTCCGCAAGCGCATTAGCGCAGACTCCATCCCTCCGGTTCATAGGATCACGGCCCAGTGA
- the cydD gene encoding thiol reductant ABC exporter subunit CydD — protein sequence MKPVLPVSATSRRALYLLGLLAALKAVGLVLLATGIAAGIAGLAAGGPDWGYVAATGLAGALLRSLAMWAQETVAQRAAAGVKDELRAQLADRVLEEGGSVPGMGSGALSVLLTRGLDGLDNYYAKYLPALVTCAVLPLLVGIRILAADWVSAVVIVLTVPLVPVFMILIGLHTGDKTAKAIDALNRLSDNMLELAKGLPVLVGLGRARAQTRALRDVADRYRTTTLETLRVAFLSSLALELIATISVAVVAVFIGVRLVHGDMSLEMGLLALLLAPECYQPLRDLGTAHHSSEDGLEALKRTNAVLDAPVSTPLVPADGAAGAVAVHGLTVRYPGRPGAVIDGLSFIVPVGSIAALTGPSGSGKTSVLEILAGLRRDGAGATIAGTVQGVDRASVAWIPQHPVLMEETVREEIGLYSGLSDGSGQRRAAARALAEVDAAHLLEKTTAELSPGEQRRVAVARAVARVQNVPGVRVLLADEPTAHLDNHSAAAVRAALSRLRLQCTVLLVAHDPETAAIADVVIPVSGAAPSEGLQPLGSWADAVDTPLDEPLESTANAEERHGPAVRQPLWRNLLVLRPWSPQFLKALAYGTGATIFAVALSALSGWLIVRASEQPPILYLLMAIVGVRFFGIGRAVLRYRDRLHLHDAVFRATNSIRIRLWNGLLNRPEGWRRLARGGGALERLVGDVDELRDIAPRVVFAPVTAFMTAVAACVATWLLIPEAILVQIGLCVVGLVGAPLLALWADSTARGRTVALQSRAMAAMAKLLTAARDLEANSSSGPVLSRQRALDSAAAQAARRSAWAQGLANAVTALACAGSALWILSLAQGVPVTAASLIVLMQLALLECFAAVNGSIQQFQAWRILGDKVLPDLGSSSVAPADDHGSSALQRPAAAGTVPVPGHAGPGAIDLIGIRYRYPGASADVLDGVDLHLETGRWLAVTGPSGSGKSTLLGVLLGFLRPQDGIFLKDGQPAENMDREERGMAWCPQEAHLFNSTVRGNLLLARDREHAPSTDEMLDVLTAVGLEDLIAELQDGIDTRIGNGGHFLSGGQRQRLAVARALLTEADIVLLDEPTAHLDPPAGRRLMADLRKGLAGKSVVVVTHNPADAAWCDDELVLGAEDRSLALR from the coding sequence GTGAAACCGGTTCTTCCTGTCAGCGCCACCAGCCGCCGGGCCCTGTACCTGCTCGGCCTGCTGGCGGCGCTGAAGGCCGTCGGTCTGGTGCTGCTGGCCACCGGCATCGCCGCGGGCATTGCCGGACTGGCCGCGGGCGGCCCGGACTGGGGTTACGTCGCGGCCACCGGTCTTGCCGGTGCGCTGCTGCGGTCCCTGGCGATGTGGGCGCAGGAAACCGTCGCCCAGCGGGCCGCCGCCGGGGTCAAGGATGAGCTGCGCGCCCAGCTGGCCGACCGGGTGCTCGAGGAGGGCGGGAGTGTTCCCGGCATGGGATCGGGCGCGCTCAGCGTGCTTTTGACCCGCGGGCTGGACGGACTGGACAACTACTATGCCAAGTACCTGCCGGCCCTGGTGACCTGTGCCGTGCTGCCCCTGCTCGTTGGCATCCGGATCCTCGCTGCTGACTGGGTCAGTGCAGTCGTCATCGTCCTGACGGTGCCGCTGGTTCCGGTGTTCATGATCCTGATCGGCCTGCATACCGGGGACAAGACAGCCAAGGCCATCGACGCGCTCAACCGGCTCTCGGACAACATGCTGGAGCTGGCCAAGGGCCTGCCCGTGCTCGTGGGTCTGGGCCGGGCCAGGGCCCAGACCCGCGCCCTGCGCGACGTTGCCGACCGCTACCGGACCACCACGCTGGAAACCCTGCGCGTGGCCTTCCTTTCCTCCCTGGCGCTGGAACTGATCGCGACGATCTCCGTGGCCGTAGTGGCCGTGTTCATCGGTGTCCGCCTGGTCCACGGCGACATGAGCCTGGAAATGGGACTGCTGGCCCTGCTCCTGGCGCCCGAGTGCTACCAGCCCCTGCGCGACCTTGGTACGGCCCACCACTCCAGCGAGGACGGACTCGAGGCGCTGAAGCGGACGAACGCGGTCCTTGACGCACCCGTTTCCACGCCGCTTGTCCCGGCCGACGGCGCCGCCGGCGCCGTGGCAGTCCACGGGCTCACCGTCCGCTACCCGGGACGTCCCGGTGCCGTCATCGATGGGCTCAGTTTCATTGTCCCCGTGGGCAGCATCGCCGCGCTCACCGGCCCCAGCGGATCCGGCAAGACCAGTGTCCTGGAAATCCTTGCCGGGCTGCGCCGCGACGGGGCCGGAGCAACCATCGCAGGGACGGTCCAGGGGGTGGACCGTGCTTCGGTGGCCTGGATTCCGCAGCACCCGGTTCTCATGGAAGAGACCGTGCGGGAGGAAATCGGGCTGTACTCCGGACTCAGCGACGGGAGCGGGCAGCGGCGTGCCGCAGCGCGGGCACTGGCAGAGGTCGATGCCGCCCATCTGCTGGAGAAAACGACGGCGGAACTGAGCCCGGGCGAACAGCGCCGCGTCGCGGTCGCCCGGGCGGTCGCCCGGGTCCAGAACGTACCCGGCGTCCGTGTCCTGCTGGCGGATGAGCCGACCGCGCACCTCGATAACCACAGTGCCGCAGCCGTCCGTGCCGCCCTCTCCAGGCTCCGGCTTCAGTGCACCGTCCTGCTGGTGGCCCATGACCCCGAAACGGCAGCCATTGCCGACGTCGTCATCCCGGTCTCCGGCGCGGCCCCGTCGGAAGGACTGCAGCCCCTTGGCTCCTGGGCAGACGCTGTGGACACCCCCTTGGACGAACCCCTGGAAAGTACAGCGAACGCCGAAGAACGGCACGGTCCGGCCGTCCGGCAGCCGCTGTGGAGAAACCTGCTGGTGCTGAGGCCGTGGAGCCCGCAGTTCCTGAAGGCCCTGGCCTACGGCACCGGAGCCACCATCTTCGCCGTGGCGCTCAGCGCGCTCTCGGGCTGGCTGATCGTCCGTGCCTCCGAGCAGCCGCCGATCCTTTACCTGCTGATGGCAATCGTCGGTGTGCGGTTCTTCGGCATCGGACGTGCCGTCCTGCGCTACCGCGACCGGCTCCACCTTCATGACGCGGTTTTCCGCGCCACGAATTCCATCCGGATCCGTCTCTGGAACGGGCTGCTGAACCGGCCCGAAGGCTGGCGGAGGCTGGCACGCGGCGGCGGAGCGCTCGAACGGCTGGTGGGCGACGTCGACGAATTGCGGGACATCGCTCCCCGGGTCGTCTTCGCCCCGGTGACGGCTTTCATGACCGCCGTGGCAGCATGCGTTGCCACCTGGCTCCTGATTCCGGAAGCGATCCTGGTGCAGATCGGACTCTGCGTCGTCGGGCTCGTCGGCGCCCCGCTGCTCGCGCTGTGGGCTGATTCCACCGCCCGGGGACGGACTGTTGCCCTGCAGTCGCGGGCTATGGCCGCGATGGCCAAACTGCTGACGGCAGCCAGGGACCTGGAAGCGAACAGCAGCTCCGGCCCGGTCCTCTCCCGGCAGCGTGCACTGGATTCCGCCGCGGCCCAAGCTGCCCGGCGCAGCGCCTGGGCACAGGGACTGGCCAACGCCGTGACGGCACTGGCCTGCGCCGGGTCCGCGCTGTGGATCCTGAGCCTGGCACAGGGCGTCCCGGTAACGGCGGCGTCGTTGATCGTGCTCATGCAGCTCGCCCTGCTGGAGTGCTTCGCAGCCGTGAACGGCTCGATCCAGCAGTTCCAGGCCTGGCGCATCCTGGGCGACAAGGTGCTCCCCGACCTTGGTTCCAGCTCCGTTGCTCCGGCGGATGATCACGGGTCCAGCGCCCTGCAGAGGCCGGCCGCCGCAGGAACTGTTCCTGTCCCCGGCCATGCGGGTCCAGGCGCGATCGACCTCATCGGGATCCGTTACCGCTATCCGGGAGCCTCTGCCGATGTGCTGGACGGTGTTGACCTGCACCTTGAGACGGGCCGCTGGCTGGCCGTCACCGGACCGTCCGGAAGCGGAAAGTCCACGCTGCTGGGTGTGCTCCTGGGCTTCCTCAGGCCTCAGGACGGCATCTTCCTGAAGGACGGGCAGCCCGCCGAAAACATGGACAGGGAAGAGCGGGGCATGGCCTGGTGCCCGCAGGAAGCGCATCTCTTCAACTCCACCGTCCGGGGCAACCTGCTCCTGGCACGCGACCGCGAACATGCTCCGTCCACGGACGAAATGCTCGACGTCCTCACGGCTGTCGGCCTTGAAGACCTGATTGCAGAACTTCAGGACGGCATTGACACCAGGATCGGCAATGGCGGCCATTTCCTCTCGGGCGGCCAGCGGCAGCGGCTCGCCGTGGCCCGCGCCCTGCTCACCGAGGCGGACATTGTGCTCCTGGACGAACCTACTGCCCACTTGGATCCGCCAGCAGGACGCCGCCTCATGGCGGACCTCAGGAAGGGCCTGGCCGGTAAGTCGGTGGTGGTGGTGACCCATAATCCGGCGGACGCGGCCTGGTGCGACGATGAACTGGTGCTGGGTGCGGAGGATCGGAGTCTTGCCCTACGCTAG
- a CDS encoding GNAT family N-acetyltransferase — MTFPDGLQLPGNETGLSWRSITPADLDDWYALTRRIVAEDKPGWAEERADLEHVLSRSSDDPARDTIVGLDPDGVPRAFGGVSVNPDSVRVSGFGGVDPQWRRRGIGTAVFRWQEARAKQRVQDRRGGQPVLRSYAEANNPSAVALLESAGARIVRYFTEMTRPLAGELPEVPLPEGLSFVTFSEELSERFRLAHNEAFQDHWGSEPRDQESWTFTVSHPQFRADWSFAVVEESSGGIAAYQLASFDPESKEILGYTEGYTELLGVLRGWRGMRIAPAMLSEAMRRFRDSGMENAGLGVDTENPSGALKIYEQLGYRPVSRQVVFDKPLAAGSAA; from the coding sequence ATGACTTTTCCCGACGGCCTGCAGCTGCCCGGAAACGAGACGGGGTTGTCCTGGCGGTCCATCACGCCGGCCGACCTTGATGACTGGTATGCACTGACCCGGCGGATCGTGGCAGAAGACAAACCGGGCTGGGCCGAAGAGCGTGCCGACCTGGAACATGTCCTGTCCCGGTCCAGTGACGATCCGGCGCGGGACACCATCGTGGGCCTGGACCCGGACGGCGTGCCCAGGGCCTTCGGCGGCGTAAGCGTCAACCCGGATTCCGTGCGGGTGTCGGGGTTCGGCGGCGTGGACCCGCAGTGGCGGCGGCGCGGAATCGGCACCGCCGTCTTCCGGTGGCAGGAGGCACGGGCGAAGCAGCGCGTCCAGGACCGCCGGGGCGGCCAGCCCGTGCTTCGAAGCTACGCAGAAGCAAACAACCCCTCCGCCGTCGCCCTTCTGGAATCAGCGGGAGCTCGGATCGTGCGGTATTTCACGGAGATGACCCGCCCGCTGGCCGGTGAGCTTCCCGAGGTGCCGCTGCCGGAAGGACTCTCCTTCGTGACCTTCTCCGAGGAGCTGTCAGAACGCTTCCGGCTGGCCCACAATGAAGCTTTCCAGGACCACTGGGGCAGCGAGCCGAGGGACCAGGAGAGCTGGACGTTCACGGTCAGCCATCCGCAGTTCCGGGCCGACTGGAGCTTCGCCGTGGTGGAGGAGTCTTCCGGCGGCATAGCCGCCTACCAGCTCGCGAGCTTCGATCCCGAATCCAAGGAGATCCTCGGCTACACCGAGGGGTACACGGAGCTGCTGGGCGTGCTGCGCGGCTGGCGCGGCATGCGGATCGCCCCGGCGATGCTGTCTGAGGCCATGCGCCGGTTCCGGGACTCAGGCATGGAGAACGCCGGACTTGGGGTGGATACGGAAAACCCCTCCGGAGCCCTGAAGATCTATGAACAGCTCGGCTACAGGCCGGTGAGCCGCCAGGTTGTGTTCGACAAGCCGCTGGCTGCCGGTTCCGCTGCCTAG
- a CDS encoding metal-dependent transcriptional regulator: MENKALTSAAEDYLKVIWTAQEWTDKPVTVSALSAHLGFSPSSVSEAVKKLAAQGFLTHARYGSVALTPEGEQAAVTMVRRHRLIETFLVEYLGYGWDEVHDEAENLEHAVSDKMVEALAVRLGHPVRDPHGDPIPDRDGSLPPLDAARLSQSEPGRPLRIARVSDTSPDLLRYLSGMGLGLDAELSIVERQTYAGTLTLERSGGRVELGLPAAEAIWVVPA, from the coding sequence GTGGAAAACAAAGCACTGACCAGCGCTGCAGAGGACTATCTGAAAGTCATCTGGACAGCCCAGGAATGGACGGACAAACCGGTAACGGTCTCTGCCCTCTCCGCCCATCTTGGGTTCTCTCCTTCCTCAGTGTCAGAGGCAGTGAAGAAGCTGGCTGCCCAGGGTTTCCTGACGCACGCACGTTACGGCTCAGTGGCCTTGACGCCGGAGGGTGAGCAGGCTGCGGTAACCATGGTCCGCCGTCACCGGCTGATCGAGACCTTCCTTGTCGAATACCTCGGCTACGGCTGGGATGAGGTCCACGACGAAGCAGAGAACCTGGAGCACGCTGTCTCGGACAAGATGGTGGAGGCGCTGGCGGTCCGCCTCGGCCACCCGGTCCGCGACCCCCACGGTGATCCGATTCCCGACCGTGACGGCAGCCTGCCGCCGCTGGACGCTGCGCGGCTCAGCCAGAGCGAGCCCGGCAGGCCCCTGCGTATTGCCAGGGTGTCGGACACCAGCCCGGACCTGCTGCGCTACCTGAGCGGCATGGGGCTGGGCCTCGACGCCGAACTGAGCATCGTCGAACGGCAAACCTATGCGGGCACCCTGACGCTTGAGCGCAGCGGCGGCCGGGTGGAGCTCGGACTGCCCGCTGCTGAAGCCATCTGGGTGGTTCCGGCCTAG
- a CDS encoding metal-sensitive transcriptional regulator — MEAAVEHAAEPRGYAGDKEAYLRRLKRIEGQVRGIARMVDEDQYCIDVLTQVSAVTKALHAVSLGLVQDHISHCVVSAAREADAAGDPRIVDAKVQEATDAIGRLIR, encoded by the coding sequence ATGGAGGCAGCAGTGGAGCACGCGGCTGAACCCCGCGGGTACGCGGGGGACAAGGAAGCCTATCTGCGGCGGCTGAAGCGGATCGAAGGCCAGGTGCGGGGGATTGCCCGCATGGTGGACGAGGACCAGTACTGCATCGATGTCCTGACCCAGGTATCGGCGGTCACCAAGGCACTGCACGCCGTCAGCCTCGGCCTCGTTCAGGACCACATATCGCACTGCGTTGTCTCGGCTGCACGGGAAGCCGATGCAGCGGGGGATCCGCGCATTGTGGACGCAAAAGTGCAGGAAGCAACCGACGCCATTGGGCGCCTCATCCGCTAA
- a CDS encoding heavy-metal-associated domain-containing protein, with the protein MNTELNISGMTCGHCVASVTEELTAIGGVEDVKVDLQPEGISTAVITSTEPIAPEILSEAVAEAGYTVVG; encoded by the coding sequence ATGAACACGGAACTGAACATCTCGGGGATGACCTGCGGGCACTGCGTAGCATCCGTTACTGAAGAACTCACCGCGATCGGCGGGGTGGAGGACGTCAAAGTCGACCTGCAGCCGGAAGGGATTTCCACCGCAGTCATCACCTCCACCGAACCCATCGCCCCCGAGATCCTGAGCGAAGCAGTGGCTGAAGCCGGCTACACAGTCGTCGGCTAG
- a CDS encoding heavy metal translocating P-type ATPase yields the protein MATRERQHVGAEREVSLDIQGMTCASCVNRVERKLGKIDGVTASVNLPLHSAHVRVPAGVSDKDLLDTVAAAGYSATVAVPEGADHEDHMAHGGTAAQLRPRLITAAALTVPVLLVSMVPAFQFPNWGWVVAALALPVVLWSAWPFHRAAAVNARHLASTMDTLVSLGVSAAYLFSLGELIADPALTADPGMAEGGNLYFEVAAVVTTFLLLGRFLEARAKSSAADALTSLLSLGAKDAVVLRGGREERIAAGELVPGDVFVVRPGEKVATDGIIVDGESAIDAALITGESLPVEVHPGDPVTGATVNTSGRLLVRATRVGSETTLAQMGRLVSAAQSGKAPIARLADRISSVFVPVVLGIAVVTFLLWLVLTGDLQSAFVSAVAVLVIACPCALGLATPVGLLTGTGRGAQLGILIKGPQVLEDTRTVDTILLDKTGTVTTGKLSVARTVPLSGAGAPGNSDALLRLAGSVENAGEHPIARAIAAAAEAGPRLAPVTGFVSSPGGGVRGTVDGHLVIAGRPGWLEENGVPVEAAALELLETEQISGATAVLVAVDGTAAGVISLQDTIKEGSAAAVARLAALGLRPVLLTGDNAVVAATVAREVGIRPEDVLADVRPEGKVEAVRRFQSQGATVAMAGDGVNDAAALAQADLGIAMGSGTDAAMAAADLTVMGSSLGQVATAIELSRRTLRTIKVNLFWAFFYNAVGIPVAAFGLLNPMIAGAAMAASSVLVVANSLRLRSFAG from the coding sequence ATGGCAACCCGAGAACGGCAGCACGTCGGCGCAGAACGCGAGGTGTCGCTGGATATCCAGGGGATGACGTGCGCTTCCTGCGTCAACCGCGTGGAGCGCAAGCTGGGGAAGATCGACGGCGTCACCGCCAGCGTTAACCTCCCGCTGCACTCGGCCCACGTGCGGGTGCCTGCCGGGGTGAGCGATAAGGACCTCCTGGACACCGTCGCGGCCGCCGGCTATTCCGCAACCGTGGCCGTGCCCGAAGGCGCGGACCATGAAGACCATATGGCGCACGGCGGAACTGCTGCGCAGCTGCGTCCGCGGCTCATAACTGCCGCTGCACTCACCGTTCCGGTGCTCCTGGTCTCCATGGTCCCGGCGTTCCAGTTCCCCAACTGGGGCTGGGTCGTTGCCGCCCTGGCCTTGCCGGTCGTTCTGTGGTCGGCGTGGCCGTTCCACCGTGCGGCCGCCGTCAACGCGCGCCATCTGGCCTCCACGATGGATACGCTGGTTTCCCTTGGCGTCAGCGCTGCGTACCTGTTCTCGCTCGGCGAGCTCATCGCAGACCCTGCGCTGACGGCCGATCCGGGGATGGCGGAGGGCGGGAACCTCTACTTCGAAGTCGCCGCCGTCGTCACCACGTTCCTGCTGCTGGGCCGGTTCCTGGAAGCGCGCGCCAAGAGCAGTGCCGCTGACGCCCTGACCTCCCTGCTGAGCCTCGGAGCCAAGGATGCCGTGGTGCTGCGCGGCGGACGCGAGGAACGTATTGCCGCCGGCGAGCTCGTTCCGGGAGACGTTTTCGTGGTCCGGCCGGGTGAAAAAGTAGCCACGGACGGAATCATCGTGGACGGTGAATCCGCGATCGATGCGGCCCTGATCACCGGCGAATCCCTCCCGGTGGAAGTGCATCCGGGAGACCCCGTCACCGGAGCGACCGTCAACACGTCGGGACGGCTCCTGGTTCGGGCCACCCGGGTCGGCAGCGAAACCACCCTGGCCCAGATGGGCCGGCTGGTCAGTGCCGCTCAATCCGGCAAGGCACCCATTGCGCGGCTGGCCGACAGGATCAGCTCGGTCTTCGTGCCGGTGGTGCTTGGCATCGCCGTCGTAACGTTCCTGCTGTGGCTGGTGCTAACCGGGGACCTCCAAAGCGCATTCGTCTCGGCCGTGGCCGTCCTGGTCATCGCCTGCCCGTGTGCCCTGGGACTGGCGACCCCTGTCGGGCTCCTGACGGGTACCGGCAGGGGAGCGCAGCTGGGCATCCTGATCAAGGGCCCGCAGGTCCTTGAAGACACTCGAACCGTGGATACGATCCTGCTGGACAAGACCGGAACGGTGACCACCGGGAAACTCTCGGTGGCACGGACTGTGCCGCTGTCCGGCGCCGGTGCCCCCGGCAACTCCGACGCGCTGCTCCGCCTGGCCGGCTCGGTGGAAAACGCCGGAGAACATCCGATTGCCCGCGCTATTGCCGCGGCCGCGGAAGCGGGCCCCAGGCTTGCCCCGGTGACCGGCTTCGTCTCCTCGCCCGGAGGCGGCGTCCGCGGAACGGTCGACGGACACCTCGTGATCGCCGGACGCCCCGGCTGGCTGGAGGAGAACGGCGTGCCGGTTGAGGCCGCGGCGCTGGAACTGCTGGAGACCGAACAGATTTCCGGGGCCACTGCGGTGCTGGTGGCGGTTGACGGCACTGCCGCCGGAGTGATCAGCCTGCAGGACACTATCAAGGAAGGTTCCGCTGCCGCCGTCGCGCGCCTGGCTGCACTGGGGCTGCGCCCCGTGCTGCTGACCGGGGATAACGCCGTCGTCGCGGCGACCGTGGCACGGGAGGTGGGAATCCGCCCCGAAGACGTGCTCGCGGACGTCCGTCCGGAGGGCAAGGTGGAAGCGGTCCGCCGCTTCCAGTCACAGGGCGCCACCGTAGCCATGGCCGGTGACGGCGTGAACGACGCCGCGGCGCTGGCCCAGGCCGACCTCGGCATCGCCATGGGATCGGGCACCGATGCAGCGATGGCTGCCGCCGACCTGACAGTGATGGGCAGTTCCCTCGGCCAGGTAGCCACCGCGATCGAACTCTCGCGCCGGACCCTGCGCACCATCAAGGTCAATCTGTTCTGGGCGTTCTTCTACAACGCCGTCGGGATCCCGGTGGCGGCCTTCGGGCTGCTGAACCCCATGATTGCCGGTGCGGCCATGGCCGCCAGCTCGGTCCTGGTAGTCGCGAACTCCCTGCGGCTGCGCAGCTTCGCCGGATAG